Within the Cydia pomonella isolate Wapato2018A chromosome 10, ilCydPomo1, whole genome shotgun sequence genome, the region CGCATCGTTTATGGTTAACTTGATCGCTGACGGCATAACGTTCAGCTTCGGCGTATTTTTCCCGTATTTCTTAGAGTATTTCGGAGAAGGTAAAGGAAAGACGGCATGGATAGCCGGCATTTTCATGGCGATGCCGCTCCTGTCGGGGCCCATCGCCAGCTTCCTGACGGACCGGTACGGCTGTCGGCTTATGACTATATTCGGCTCAGTATTAGCGGCCATCGGATTCGTGATATCGGCGTTTGTAGACAATATGGAGACGCTGTTCCTCACGTTTGGAATCATGGCCGGGTTTGGACTAAGCTTATGCTACGTGGCGGCGGTAGTGATCGTCGCCTACTATTTTGAGAAGAAGCGATCGCTCGCGACAGGCATATCGGTTTGTGGGAGCGGGATCGGTACTTTCATATTCGCACCACTAACAAACGTATTACTAGACGAGTACGGCTGGCGAGGGACGACGCTAATTCTAGCCGGATTTTTCTTAAACATGGCTGTTTGTGGGCTATTATTCAGAGATCTTCCATGGACTACGACAATGAACGCAGAAAAAGCGAAAGAAAGGAAGCGAAAACGAGAAAGAAAGCGGAACAAACGTTTCGGATCTTCCGCAGATAGCTTTTCAGACAGTAAAAGCAGTGCTGCCGGATCTGCAAAGATAGCTGAAACAGTAGATGTCGAAGCTGTGGCGTCTCCTATCGTACCACAGTTCAGTTCCTTAGTAGACTTGCCAACATTCATGACCGGAGGAGAGAGTGTTTCTTTAGAAGTGTTCGAGTTAATGTCCAACAAAGGACGAGCTTATGCTATTCTTGCCCAGAACTATCCGGGAGTGATGCTTCCTTCGAGAAGCTTCAGCGACAGTGGGCGTTTACATGAGCAATCTCCACCGAGGGCTTTAATGTCCCCTGACACGTTATCTCCTGGTGCTCTGTCACCTACATCAGCGCCCAGGACTCAAGAAAACCGAGCATTAAGCGACAAGGCAGCTTTGTCTCTCTGGCTGAAGAGACAGGCCGCTACCGGGACAACAGGAGTTGTGAAGAAGCCGCCAGCGTTCTTGAAGGATTTGAGGGTGCATCGGCACTCGCTGACGTACAGAGGAGCCATGCTAAACATCAACAGGTATCGGCTTCGAGCGTCGTCATGCCCCAATATCTTCAGGAATTCTATGACTACCATTGCTAAAGAAAAGGTaagaaaatttgatttttgataTCTATTTGTTGGGAAGTACATTCTTTGATGATCTAAATCCATAAACCTGTGCCAAAGCGTTGTATTCTCAAATTCTATGAGCAATTATGAACTTAACAACTTCCTCTAACCGGTTTCCTGAAATACTGATACATGAATactaaaagataaaaataacgATGTGCCTTCTTTGGCGAATGTACCTTATTTGATTAACAGATTACTTATGTACCATTTAAGCTGTAAACTCGTAAAGTGTGTTGTGTTTACAACTGTTCACATGATAATAAGAGGAAAACAGGCGTTATGTTCTGTGAATCCGTTGGTTGTTTATCATCCGATAAACAAGTGCATTACACGGATTACACCACATgtctatatgtatgtaattaataGGCATATACTACTGTAAGTCCTAAGTACGTCAGGTAGACATTTCGGCCGTGTGTCGAATCTTCTATTTCACATTAAATCTACGTTTTCAGTAGGTACAAATGCGTCTACAAAGATAGGATAGAATATAAGTATTTGAACGCTAAGAACCCTTAAACGCGCCTGAAGTGCCAGAACGCTTATAGTGTTATCGCGTACGAAGACGAAGAGTAATCTGACATTGAAGTAAGGCTAACTAAACCAC harbors:
- the LOC133521814 gene encoding uncharacterized protein LOC133521814 — its product is MDAPVSPPSHRGPLQAPAGETAPQPGLDPETLRPAPRALAPIPESEPLLRDDSVPRKPNGRTLHVQFDAQSPPAPVSVSGSSSSSSSDDEELSLAEARPPDGGWGWVVVFASFMVNLIADGITFSFGVFFPYFLEYFGEGKGKTAWIAGIFMAMPLLSGPIASFLTDRYGCRLMTIFGSVLAAIGFVISAFVDNMETLFLTFGIMAGFGLSLCYVAAVVIVAYYFEKKRSLATGISVCGSGIGTFIFAPLTNVLLDEYGWRGTTLILAGFFLNMAVCGLLFRDLPWTTTMNAEKAKERKRKRERKRNKRFGSSADSFSDSKSSAAGSAKIAETVDVEAVASPIVPQFSSLVDLPTFMTGGESVSLEVFELMSNKGRAYAILAQNYPGVMLPSRSFSDSGRLHEQSPPRALMSPDTLSPGALSPTSAPRTQENRALSDKAALSLWLKRQAATGTTGVVKKPPAFLKDLRVHRHSLTYRGAMLNINRYRLRASSCPNIFRNSMTTIAKEKLQWYAGLWDFWDLAVDVLDFSHFRNPAFLVFAVSNFLLYMWYDVPYVYIADSGMSMGFDKNEASMLISIIGILNMFGEILLGWVGDWECVNPSLVYAACMLLCGFVTFLMPLLPTYLGLASASGLFGAFIAANYSLTSIILVEQITLEKFTNAYGLLLLMQGVANLIGPPLAGWVFDMTNSYDLSFYLAGVFIGVSGIVLLVLPVYNRARKYNDMRKPVPEQPATLPEEPKLNGVIKQNGKLGV